From a region of the Pukyongiella litopenaei genome:
- a CDS encoding DUF2061 domain-containing protein, whose amino-acid sequence MESRVRSMVKAVIWTLIGVATMTLVGVAATGSVALGGTMAAVNAVLGLLSYLVYERIWAHVRWGRDV is encoded by the coding sequence ATGGAAAGCCGGGTACGTTCAATGGTCAAGGCGGTCATCTGGACCCTGATCGGGGTGGCGACGATGACGCTGGTCGGGGTCGCGGCCACCGGATCGGTGGCGCTGGGCGGCACCATGGCGGCGGTCAACGCCGTGCTGGGGCTGCTGTCCTATCTCGTGTATGAACGGATCTGGGCGCATGTGCGGTGGGGGCGCGATGTCTGA
- a CDS encoding fatty acid desaturase, translating to MSDFAPSPELTLPRGPEWGTFALMTGCYAGWGAAVFGLAAVSVWLAIAAAAVLGALHSSLTHEALHGHPFRTRWLNEALMALPLTLFIPYGRFRDLHLAHHRDESLTDPYDDPESNYMDPAVWSRLPAWLQGILRCNNTLAGRVLLGPLIGQVLFMAGDWRALRAGDRAVRRAWLLHIPGMAAVLALVALSPMPVWASILAAYLALGIVKIRTFLEHRAHEAAPARTVIVEDRGPLAFLFLNNNLHVVHHTHPGVPWHRLPALYRAHRAAYLARNRGYAYRSYAEVFRHHLWRAKDPVPHPLWRRR from the coding sequence ATGTCTGATTTCGCCCCCTCCCCGGAACTCACGCTGCCGCGCGGGCCGGAATGGGGCACCTTTGCGCTGATGACCGGATGCTACGCGGGCTGGGGCGCGGCGGTGTTCGGGCTGGCGGCAGTGTCGGTCTGGCTGGCGATCGCGGCGGCGGCGGTGCTGGGCGCACTGCATTCGTCGCTGACCCACGAGGCGCTGCACGGCCACCCGTTTCGCACCCGCTGGCTGAACGAGGCGCTGATGGCGCTACCGCTGACGCTGTTCATCCCCTATGGCCGGTTTCGCGACCTGCACCTGGCGCATCACCGCGACGAGAGCCTGACCGACCCCTATGACGATCCGGAATCGAACTACATGGACCCGGCGGTCTGGTCGCGGCTGCCGGCGTGGCTGCAAGGGATCCTGCGGTGCAACAACACGCTGGCGGGGCGCGTGCTGCTGGGTCCGCTGATCGGCCAGGTCCTGTTCATGGCCGGGGACTGGCGCGCGCTGCGCGCCGGCGATCGGGCGGTGCGGCGGGCCTGGCTGCTGCACATCCCCGGCATGGCGGCGGTTCTGGCGCTGGTGGCGCTGTCGCCGATGCCGGTCTGGGCCTCAATCCTGGCCGCCTACCTGGCGCTGGGTATCGTCAAGATCCGCACCTTCCTGGAACACCGCGCGCATGAGGCCGCCCCGGCCCGCACCGTGATCGTCGAGGATCGCGGCCCGCTGGCGTTTCTGTTCCTCAACAACAACCTGCATGTGGTGCATCACACCCATCCCGGCGTGCCCTGGCACCGGCTGCCCGCGCTCTACCGGGCGCACAGGGCCGCCTACCTGGCGCGGAACCGGGGCTATGCCTACCGGTCCTATGCCGAGGTATTCCGGCATCATCTCTGGCGGGCCAAGGACCCGGTGCCGCATCCGCTCTGGCGGCGCCGCTGA